The following is a genomic window from Marinoscillum sp. 108.
GATCAGTCTCTACCCTGGCCAACCCGGATACGGATGGGGACGGTATACCGGACTTCCTCGATCTGGATAGTGACAATGATGGCATCACAGACCTGCTCGAAGCAGGAGGAAATGACTACAATGGAGACGGAAAACTCGACTCCTTCGGGGATACTGATGGTGACGGGCTGGGCAACTCCGTGGATGTGGACAATGGCGGAACACCGCTCACTATTCCAAATACTGATGGTACCGGGCGACCCAACTATATCGATACGGACTCGGAAGATGATAACATCCCGGATTTTGAAGAAGGATTCTATGAAGCTGGACCTACCAACTACCAAACCTCTTACATCAACAGGGTCACTGCTTACAATGCCGCCAACGCTGCCACCTCCAACACCCTCTACCCTACTGGTGACACCAGTCCGGCTGATGGCACACCTGACTACCTCAATGACTCAGATGGAGATGGGATACCCAACCTGCTTGATCCACAGAGTGCCTACTTCCTGGATGATGATGGTGATGGGTTGATCAACCTTTTTGATCCTAATCAGAATGGGGATTTCTATGGTAACGTCAATGGTGTACCCGACCGGGATGATGATGGCACACCCAACATCCTGGATGGCTCAGATGTGCCGCTCCCGCTTGATTTCATTGCATTCTCAGGTACCGTTCAAAACGAAAATGTAAACCTCAAATGGACCACTGCCAATGAAGTCAATGTCAGCCACTTCGACGTGCTACACAGCACCGGAGGCAGCAAAGACTTCAAAGTAATAGGCTCCGTACAGGCTGTCAATATCAAGGAGCTGGTCAATAATTATCAGTTTACCCACCAGAATGCACCTGATGGGTACAACTTCTACCGAATCAGAGAAGTAGATCTGGATGGATATGAAGGGTTCACAGAAATCATCAATGTGGTGATGGAAGCCTCTAATATCAGCTGGACCATCTACCCTAACCCTGCTCAGGATCACCTGTCCATCAGGTCTACGGTGATCATCCCAGATAGCAGGGTGATGATCCTCGATGTGACCGGCAGAACCATCTATGACCAACATGTGAGTTTTGAGTCAAAAGAGGCCATACTCGACCTCTCGAAACTTGGCGCAGGTGTGTATCACGTCATCATCGAACTACCCGATTCCAAAAAGTCCTTTAGGGTGATGAAGAAGTAATCAAAGCAGTCAAACAGGATAAAGACGGGGCTCATTTTACAATGAGTCCCGTTTTTTTTTGACTTTTTTTTAACAGCTCATCTCCCCAACAAACATTAAAGGAAACCAACTCAAAATCCCCTCAGTATTGAATCAAAAATCCCAAGAATCATCAAGCATCTCTGTTAGTTCTATCTAACTGATTATCAATCACATTCCTCACAATTTATCTCCATTATTCTTCCCTCAATAAGTCTTAATTCTAAGTCAAAAACATCACTCACATTACTTATTGAGCACTAATCTTTTGGTTAAAATACCATATCATAAAACGTATTGAGGTACATACTATCACCAATGTTTTACCAGTATATTCCAATATTGTCGCAATAATTTAATATTTTAATACACACAACTCGTTCCACTATGTAAAATATTGGCTAACAAACATGAATTATGTTACGAACCCTGCTGCTACTCACTTTCTCCTCCCTTTTCCTTCATACCATACATGCTGAGGGTTCAAAGAATCTGACACCTGCCTATGGTGCCGGAGATGGCACCACCAATAACAACTTTATTGGCTTCTTGTGTCATTCCCAGGAAGGTGGAATTACGGGAAACTTTTTGGAACCCGGCGCCTCTGCTGACGAAAGGCTATACATCTATGTAAAACAAGGTGAAACGCTCTACATGGGGCTACGGAGAATAGATCCTGTCACTAACGATGAATTACGTCATGAGGATCTGACCATTGTTATCCGAGAAAATGATGGCACCCTTGTTACCTCGTTTACTCTAGATGATAATGACGCGGTAACAGATGCCGACGGTGATTCACAGGGATATCCATTCACCATTCCTCAAACAGGTGTCATTGAGTCCTACGCAGAAGTTTTAGCAGGCCCTGCAGCAGTGGTCGGTGCCTCAGGATACGATGCTCTTTCCTGGACCAACAACATTAGCGATCAGGAATACTATATAGAGTTTATCCAATTCGATGGTGGAAGCACCAACGGGGCCAATGATATAGGAGTTGAAAGCTGGTATGACTTATGGGACTTTTCCGTGTATGACGGATTAGAAGAAAAAGAAGGCCGGCTACATTCCAAAAACTGGGGATTTTCGGCGGGAAGCTATGACAATCAGTTCTCAGATGATTTTCAATTGTTCGTAAAAGTTCCATCAATAATCAGTGGTTCAAACACTGGAAACTATGTTAAATCACTAGATTTTGCTGGATTGCAGCCTTACACCACCTTGATTTATGCCAACTCTACAGGTGCGGCCCTCGGATCCACCTCAGATTTGAATGGAGATGGTACAATAGATTTTCTCGATGCCCGACGAACCCAGGCCGGTAATATAGGTGCTACAGAGTATGATATTTTCATCAACAATCCCGATGTAGAACTTTATCCCACTACTACACTTCCTGAAGTCACCATTACAGATGCCAATTTCTATTGCAATGCTTCTGGAACAGGCGGCGAGGGTGTGCTCTATTTTGAATCAAATCAGTCTGGAATCATTAGCATCATAATCGACTTGAATGGTGTATCAGGTTATCAGGACGGCACCACAGATGTCATCATTGAGCAAGAAATAGATGCATCCAGTGGGAGTGCCAAAGCCAGCATGAAATGGGACGGTCTGAACGGCCTAGGTGCAGCGGTTACGTCGGGAACTACCATCAACATTAGTGGAAGATTCACCGCGGCTCCCGTTCATTCACCACTGTTTGACCCGGAAATCAACGCTATAGGCATCAATATGCTGGACGTAAGACCCGCCACCAGCTTCGATCTCATCTATTGGGATGATCGGAGCGAGGGAGGAGTTGGGTCCTCTCCATCTACTGAACTCACCGGCTCCAATTCTTCTCAGCATACATGGACGGACGGAAACGGCCTTTTGGTCAATACCTGGTCATTTGGTTACTACCAAATCAACACTGAGAATGTAATTTTTTCCTATACCTGCGATCAGGATGGTGATGGGGTTACGGGCTCGGCAGATCTCGACTCTGACAACGACGGATTATCTGATGCAGACGAGGGGGACTACGACGCAGATACGGATGGAGATGGAATTCCGGACTATCTCGATCCGGACGTAGATGGGGATGGCGATGTAGATAGCAATGACAACTGGGCGGACACAAATGGCGATGGTATCAACGATAATTTCGACAATGATCTGGATGGTGTTCCAGATGCCATTGACTTGGACAATGACAATGATGGCATACCGGATATCGTAGAATTCGGATTGGCGGATAGTGATAATGACGGTCGAATAGATGGTTTTACTGATGCTAATGGTAACGGGTTAAATGACGCCCATGACCCGGCATGTGACGGTAATCCCACTACCATCAATGGAAATGCAACCAGCCAAACCAATACCAGCGTTACAAATGCGGATAACGCCACAGGAGCCCCCGACGGACTTTATGCCACCACCAATAATGCCGGCGATCAACTAAATCTTTACCTGGGCCAGACGGTACCAAGTAGCACTACCATCTACCTCAATATGAGGAGAGACGCAGGAACCGGCAACCTGGACATGACCATTAGTCGATCCTCTGATGGCGTCACCTATAATGGTGGTCAAACAGTAACCATCAATCAAAATACAACGGCTACCGATTACACTTATGTACTTCCTGCAAATTCAAGCTATATCAGGATACAACCCGCCGGAGCTACGGTCAGAAGAATTTACCACATCTCCTATTCATTTTCGCAGGCCAATCCATGCTCAGGAGGAATAGCACTGAATCCTCCGGACACAGACGCAGACGGTATCGATAACTACCGCGACCTGGACTCAGACAATGATGGCCTAGTAGATATCTACGAAGCTGGAGGCACAGCCAATACAACCACAGGACAGATTGCCGACTTTACAGATACCGATGGAAATGGACTCAATGATCAACAACAGATCGCAGCGCTCACCATCCCCGATTCAGATGGTGATGGATTTGATGATTACCTGGATATAGACAGTGACAATGATGGAATTCCTGACAATTTCGAAGGTCAGACAAGCAGTAGCCATGTGAATATTGCTACGGGAGACACCAATAATAATGGACTGCTAGATATCTATGATCCTAACAATGGAGGCACGATTATTAGTCCATTAGATACAGATAGCGATGGGATTTACGATTTTAGGGATACTGATGCCGATGGTGATGGAGTTAATGACATCATCG
Proteins encoded in this region:
- a CDS encoding T9SS type A sorting domain-containing protein, which codes for SVSTLANPDTDGDGIPDFLDLDSDNDGITDLLEAGGNDYNGDGKLDSFGDTDGDGLGNSVDVDNGGTPLTIPNTDGTGRPNYIDTDSEDDNIPDFEEGFYEAGPTNYQTSYINRVTAYNAANAATSNTLYPTGDTSPADGTPDYLNDSDGDGIPNLLDPQSAYFLDDDGDGLINLFDPNQNGDFYGNVNGVPDRDDDGTPNILDGSDVPLPLDFIAFSGTVQNENVNLKWTTANEVNVSHFDVLHSTGGSKDFKVIGSVQAVNIKELVNNYQFTHQNAPDGYNFYRIREVDLDGYEGFTEIINVVMEASNISWTIYPNPAQDHLSIRSTVIIPDSRVMILDVTGRTIYDQHVSFESKEAILDLSKLGAGVYHVIIELPDSKKSFRVMKK